GATTGTTACGGACGCAAACACCATCAACTCCCACAAATGCCTGGTCCTATCGTAGCAGGCTTTGGCGTGGTGGTCCTCAATGGAAAGCTTCTTGTTATTGCTGGGTACTCTGTGGTTGATGGAACTCAATCTGTTCTAGCAGATGTTCATCAATATGATTCTTGCCTCAACAGGTATAACAAAATTTGTCACTTTTCCATTTCCCCACTGGTTCCTGTTAACGTATGTTTGCTCAAACAGCCTAATATGCTTATCCGAATATGTGCAAATTAATGTGGTTTACGATAAATTCAGCATGGATTCATGCATCGATAGATTTATGTTATTTTCCTGAGTTGGCTCTCCATCAACAACTTATTTGACATATTTTTCCctctcaaattaaaattttttttgataCATTTATATATACCTCTGTCCGAGGCCAAAATCTTTGGATCATCCATAACCAAATTTCTGACTCTTGCAGCTGGAGCAAATTAGCTAGCATGAATGTAGCGCGGTATGACTTTGGTTGTGCTGAGGTGAATGGTGTAGTCTATGTGGTTGGAGGATGTGGGAAGGATGGAGACTCTCTCTCATGTGTTGAGATTTATGACCCCGATACAGACAAGTGGACTGTGATAGAGAGTATGAGGCGACCAAGGTGGGGATGTTTTGCCTGTGGCTTGGAGGGGAAGCTCTATGTTATGGGAGGTAGGTCGAGTTTCACCATTGGAAACTCGAGGTTTGTTGATGTCTATAGCCCTGAGAGGCACACATGGTGCCAGATAAAAAATGGCTGTGCTATGGTTACTGCTCATGCAGTATTAGGAAAGAAGCTGTGTTGCATGGAATGGAAAAACGAACGTAGACTTGCTACATTTAACCCTGCGGACAACTCATGGAAGATGGTTCCTGTTCCTGTGACAGGAAGCATGAGTATTGGGTTCCGATTTGGAGTATTGGATGGAAAGCTTTTGTTGTTTTCGCTGCAGGAGTATCCTGGTTACCATACTCTGTTATACGATCCAAATGCCGCCCCAGGATCTGAATGGCAGATATCGGAGATAAAGCCATCGGGGTCGTGCTTATGCAGTGTCACAATCAAGGCTTGAGCTGCGTGTTGAAATCAAATTTCATTGTCTGCTATTGAATTGCTGATTGTCAGTGTTCCGTCAATTCAACAAACATGTACTTTGTTTGGGATCTGATCTGGTTTTCGAAAAACTTCGAAATTGTAGTGTAATTCATGCTAGTGTACGACTTTGTCTTGTTGTTGGATGTGTTAATGGTTGGTTATTAATATTTCTACTCGATTCAATCAATGTTACGGACACCATCAGTATACACTTTCCCAAGTTCGAAAGCCTGTTCTGGTCTATGGAGCATCGCCAAACACTAGTTGTTCGGCGTGGACACCAAATTCAATCCACTTAATTTCCTTGACAAGATTTACTTGTAGCACGTAGTATAACTTAATATTTTTGCTACAAGATGGTGGTTAATGAAACTAACAATCAAATTGCAATTTTACCACGGAGCATAAAAGTACAATAGATAAAGATGGCGAATACAAGCTGTTGATATCAAAATGGCGAGCGAGCATGGCTCGGACCTCATTTAACTGCTAGTAGCGCATGGTCATATACGACCCAATAGAACATTTTGTTGGAGTTTGGAATCATATATTTTCTCATGCGTCTGGCTTTTATAAAGATGTTGGCGGATTATTCTATGTTTCGGAACAATGTGCACCTTTGATGAATAATGGGTTGGATTGAGAGTAGAGCAGAATTCATAAATGTAAGTTCAGACAGTTAAGTAAAATTAAGGTCGTCGTACAACATGCTACGTATACCAAATATGTGCGAGCATTAAAAACTTTGTTCGCCTGATTGGGTACAGCTTGCGGGAAAATACAGACAACATTCAGTTGCCACATAATAACCACACTCTCCTTCAGAATTTTCGGCGCTTGGTTATATTGATGTAACTTGTTCGAAACCTCTGAGAATCCATTAATATTATTTACTTGTACTCTGATTCTTTCAAATTTAATAATCTGAAGTTTTTACTAAAGCCCGTCTCCATTCAGCTGCGGAGACGAAATAAAAACTTGTCCTCCAACTCACCTGCCCTCGTCATATTTCAACCTTTGAATAACCCAGACAAATCTCGGGCTTTACATCATACTGATCCACAATAAAAGTAGAATTCGTGGCGTATACAACATCAAAACTCCTTCTTATGCTACAAACCCAGCCTCTTTGGTCTCAGATAGGTAGAAGAGCCTTGCTTCAAGCCAGGCAACGAAACTCGCTGTTGCTGCTCGGCCCTCTTCCTCTTTTCCTTCTCCTTGCTCTCTCTCTCCCTATCAGCTTGAACCTTCCTCAAGTTTTCCATTTCTTCTTCCATGGAAGTTTTCTCTTCCTTCTGTCTCTTCTTATGCTCCATCATTGATGTATCTGAGTCCTTCACTGAGAAAAACATGGGTCCTAACTCAGCTAGCCACTGGGGTTCAACTGCTGTAGCGCATTGCATGTATTCTTTCGTTGTAAGTATCAATTCATGATAAACCACGTAATCTGGAGTATAACCCAAACCATATATAGCACTGCTTGGATGTAAGTGGCATGGCATTCCATTCCTGCAGTTGACGTACTCCCCGACACCTTTCAGTCGTGCAGCGTTGTGAAAATAAGCCGAGCATATGGCTTTTCTCACAACATCCCAATCGGGGCCACTAGATGTAAGTGGAATCTTCAGAGTTTTCAAAATATCTAGTAACTGGGATCTTACCTCTCTGGCCTTGCGTAACCCTTTCACGTGCAAGAAATGATCATTACACCAATCACCCCGATATTGATTAGCTTTCCATTGCTGATACAAGTTGAGGAGCGTTAGGTGATCGGACTCCGGCACAAAGAACTTTTCCCTAGCTGCATCACTCTCCTCAACCCTATCCTTGGGTCTGAAGAAAACAGATGGTACTGACAGCATCGACACAATTGTCAAAACCTCATTGATGCATTCGAGCTGCTCACCCATTAAAAGCATCTTGGCAAGGGGAGGATCGAGCGGAAACTCAACCATTTTCCAACCAAGGTCTGTAAGACCCCCAACATTGTTCAAAGCACCTAAGACCCACAACTGGTACATGGAATTTAGGATGTTTTCTTGTGGAGGGGGatccataaaatcaaaatcCAATAAATTATCGACTTTCAGAGACTTGAGCAATAAAACCACATTGCCAAGATTGGTTCTTTGGATTTCTGGCACAGGACTAGGTAGCATTTCATTTAGGTAGGCACTCTCTGTATAAAGACGATAGCAAGTTCCTGGACCAGTTCTTCCAGCGCGCCCAGCTCGCTGGTCAGCAGCAGCACGACTAACAGGAAATACTTGGAGAGCATCCATCCCCATTCGGGGGTTATACACCTTTATTTTACCGTAACCCGTGTCAATAACATAGAAGATTCCATCAACAGTCAAAGATGTCTCAGCAATGTTGGTAGCAACAATACACTTTCGAGCACCATCTTCAGCTTTTTGGAAAATCTTTGCCTGCAAATCAGCGGGGAGCTGGGAGTAGATGGGGAGGATTAAGAGCTTTGGAGCATCCTTCTTGGAAGCAATCAATTGTTCCATGCGTTCTGAAAGCGCGTAACATGTTGCCTCAATCTCATCCTGGCCAGTCATGAAGATGAGGATATCGCCGGGAGCACTAGTGATGTGGATCGTCGTGACCTGCTTCACAGCAGCTTCAACATAGTCCTCACAAGGAGTTTTACTGTACAAGATCTGGACCGGAAAAGTTCTTCCGGGAATGTTAAATACAGGTACGCTGCATGGAGAATGAGGTCAAATTAGAGAAGGTTAGAAATGAAAATACCCAAACTTCAAtacaaattaaatataaaatatacctTCCAaaaaaattcgagaatttctGAGCATTAAGAGTGGCAGAAGTCACAATGAGCTTGAAATCACGGCGTCTTGCCACAACTTTCTTGAGGATGCCAAATAATACATCCGTGCTCAAGGATCGTTCGTGGGCTTCATCCATTACAATGACCCTTCACAATTAATGTAAAGAAGGTAAAGGGTAacataaacatgataaataatttaaaatccgAGTATTTTAAGTAGAAAAACACACCTATATTTTTCCAGATCTGAATCTTTAAGTGTCTCTCTCAAAAGCACACCATCAGTCATGTACTGCAAAGTAAAAAAATCATTGATTACAAAGCTCAACAGGCACCAGCGATATCATTGAACAATAGACTTGAACTGCAAAGTAAAGAAATCATCTCTCGACAACAATCATGAGTAAAGAGTCTTACTGTAAGCAAGTACTATGATACGGGTATAGAGGGCGTGGGCCTGAAGAAACAAGGGCCCATGATCCAACATGTGTACTCTAGGAGGAAAATAGGAAAGCCACGTGATTATTTTTGTGATTATGAGTTGCAACTAGCAGTGGCTAGGGAGGAAGGAGAGTACTTGTACAAAGACTAACTCTGGGATTGTTTTTTtgttcctttcatcatatcaaTACAAAATTCCTTATTATATTTCTATATTTGGTTCTTAAATTTTGCAAGCTCAGGTGAACTCTATCAATTTGGTGTGAGCCTGAAGAAACAAGGGCTCATGATCCAATATGTGTACTCTAGGAGGAAAATGGGGGAGGGTTAGTAGTGGAAAAAGAGTGAAAGAAGAGAGAGAAGAATCATTCTGTTATTTTTGTGACTATGAGTTGTAACTAGCAGTGGTTAGGGAGGAAGGAGAGTATTTATACAGATCTATCTCTGGGATTGTATTTCTGGTTCATTTCATCCTATCAATACAAAATTCCTTATTATATTTCCATATTTGGTTCTTAAATTTTGCAAGCTCGGGTGAACTCTATCATACTAGCATATCAAATCAGTAAGTGCGCCAACTACTTATCATCATGGCCATTTATAAAAGCATCCACACACTAGGTAGACggaaatgaaaattttgttgttgaaaataaaatattaaaaagatGCCTTCTTAAAATTGTAGTGAATCTATTAATGCCATCAAATCAACCAAACACTAATTTATCTTGTTAAAGCAAATAAACCGCTATGAAAAGACTGGACAAGTCGTTACCTTGATAACCGTATTAGGCCCTGTCACATCCTCGAACCGTATTGCATATCCAACTTTATCACCAAGCTCAGTTTCCATCTCTTCACTCACTCTTTTGGCCACGCTCATGGCTGCTACACGCCTTGGCTGTGTGCAACCGACAATGCCGCTGGTTGTGTAGTCATCTTCATGCAGATACTGCAAATGATTTCACAGAGCACACAAAATTAAGAAATGTACATAGACAATACAAGACACACTCACGGAGTCAGAGACAACAAAATTAGACAAACCTACAGAGAGTTTTAACAAACTACAAACCTGAGTTAATTGTGTGGTCTTTCCAGAACCAGTTTCGCcgaccaccaccaccacctgaTTCTCACGAATCACCTGCATTTGTGATGATCACGCCAAATACAAAGATGATGATTACCATCAGAAAGAAAGtgaaaattataaaaaccaACAAGTTTAGGTTTCACATCGTAAAAGATGACAGtatcaaagaaaaaaattacaatCAAAACAATATATCTGATCTTCCTCTCATCTACTACTATATACCTACTAATTTAAATCCActacaattattaattaacAAAAGTTAGAAGACTCTTATAATATCATTAAAAAAAGCCAAGCAAACCAAACAGAATAGTTTCCAAACCTGCAGTAATTCATCTCGTACAGAAAAAATGGGTAAATACTGTCGTTGTTGAGATATTGTTTTTGATTTTGCAAAATCGCTCACTGCTTCACCTTTCTTCAAATGCTGCGCAAATTTGGCATCCTCCTTGAAATCAACTTCACCTTGTTCACCCAGTACAGCGGTATCCGCATCAATCTTGATATTGATGGAAAAAGCTTTAGATACTAGCACAATTTACAAACTCAACCCTGAACTTCACAAAAATGATTCGGCATACTTGTTCTGCCGTTTTCTCGACACCAAGAATATCGCCTAGTTTTGAACCTGCAAGCTCCCAAAAACGTTGCCGCGATTTGTTCATGCTCTGTTTTTCATGGATTTCCTTGACAAGAGTTGATCCTTTTCGGGATATTATAGCCATATCTGATGTAGGGTCTTTTAATGGCATGATAGGCTCAGCTTGTTTAGTAAAAACAATCCTCCCGTCCAGAAAAGGGGGTTTTGTATCTGAAACAAGAGACATCTGAAACCTCAATGCAAATAACAGTAACCATGACAATCATTCCACGAACTACAACATTATAACATCGATACCTACCATGCACAAGAAGAATAACCTTTCGTTCATCCTCGTCATCAAAGGTAGTTTGCACCTCAGTCCCTCTGACAGCCCCTGACCTCATAAGTTGCCGGTCTTCCCACTGAGCGTTATCAGCAGTGAGTTGTGATAGTTTTTTGCTCTGAGAGAGAGTCATCTTACTTCCATCTCTTCGAGTCTGTAATTAAGGAAATAATAAGTCGtagaaataaatttcaagtgGAAAAAATGCTCAAAACATAAAACTAGAGGCAGATGGTGGATAACAATGAATGAAGGATACATATCACAACAGTAACAGATCCAGACATTTTCTATTTGAATGAACTACGAAGCAATCTATAAAACAAGTAATACAATACCATCTGCAAATTTACCCTGAACTTATGTTTAAAGACAACAAGAAGTGGAGAAAGTGTCATTCTGGACAGTTGATTTTCCAGAAACTTGATGCCACAAAGTAAAGAGTGAGTCTGCCAAACATTATTTTATTAACCATATTTCCTAAACTTTAATCAGATATAAAAACCACAATACCTGAGATGAATGAAATCCTAAAAACAGACCCACAACTGTTGAAAGCAACGCCCCCGGCCCCTTCTCACCTTTAAAGCATTGTTACGCTATCAAAAACTTTTACAAACAGAAATTTAATACACACAAGACCCAGAGATCAGTTTTTGTTACAATGTAATAACCATAAATGAAATATACGGGTGACACAATTACACGACCCACGCTCCTATTGACAATTTAACCAAACTGTACACATAAGCAGCATAGATAACAATTCTCTTCAGAAAGTGATATAATTTTATATCgcttgggaaaaaaaaaaagaattttgagGTAAAAAGTATTGGTTGGACAGATATCTTCTAAATGCTACTCAAAACTAAGTCACGCTAATTCCATGTAAATTCATACCAGTCTTTTAGCCAACTCTGCCTCTTTCTTTTGAAAAGATGCCTCGTCACCAAGAAAAAGTGAAGAACTATCTGCATCATAAATCGTGCCACCCTCTTCTCGATCATACCtaaaaaattacagcagcaacTCGTTCTTTATATGGACAAAATATAAAGCATTCGCAGTAAACAAAATAACCAGTCGCATACAATACAGCCAAAAATAACTCAATCAACAAAATCTATCATTGAAAAGTTGCAGATCGAATTTGAAAGAGCTCTTCTGGTCGTGCCTTTACATAAAAAGGCATTAGAGAttcattaaatataaatatataatccatctcaatattttcaaatatgaaaTAAGTACAAACTATGTAAGAACTCAACTTCATAGCACATTCTCAAATTCATTTATTACGCATCTTAATAAATTTCTTTTTGCTAAAATGCTACATCGATCATTGAGGCCGTTGAGCTGATGGACCAAAAGAATTCCAATTATCAGTGACCAAGTCAACAAACTGCAAACACTACTAAATATAATATGATCTTTGACAACGCATTTCACAGAGATATAGTGAGTTAAATTACCATGCGCGATCAGAACTGTACTCCATTTCCAAACGCATGCTTTCTGATATCTCGTGATTCTGGTCTTTAGATCCATCATCCAGATCATCTTCTCCATCCTATTATCAGAAAAATGGGTGATGGTAAAAAAACAAGTGAATCCAATCAATCAGGTAGACTAAAACTAAATATCagaaacattgaagaatatgtggcactGAAAAAGGAAAGTAACGATTTACCTCCGCAGATTTCAACTTATTTGCCGAGAATGCAACCTGATTGTATTTCCCTCCAGATCGGGAACTAGAAGACCCAGATGCCCGAATTGGAATAGGGGAAGGAGCAATTGTATCCCAAGGAGATACGGCAGCTTCAGTGCATAATCAACGTTTAGTTAATTACTAGTAAATAGGTGAAGAATCTTGCCGAAGAAACCAGAGAAGTATTAGGTGCAGAATCTTGCCGGAGAAACCAGAGAAGATAATACCAACTTCCAGTGTGCAACTAAAAGAAATTCATGCAAAAGTATGAAACTTACCAGTAGAATTAGGGGTCCGTCCACCCAACCACGGAGAAACAAGTCTTGCATCAGGAGAGGCCCCGACAAGCATGGGAGATGGCGAAGGTCGATAGTATTTGCTGCTAGAACTATGACCACTGCGACGAGGTGTGTCTTCCCATTCCCATCGTCCATCATCCCAGTCAGATCTGCCTGCAAGGGATTACATCATTGTCTAAGAATAAAAAGGAATAAACATGAAAACAGATTCATTAAGTTCGAGTCAAGTATTCACAGGAGAGATAATACTGAGAACATGTTAGGGTATCTGTATTTCTGTCGTGCTCTAAACCACATTTAATTCATcttatttattgaaagattcagGTCACAAAATAGACATACCAGGAGATTTCCTGGAACCGTGATGGCTACTTCTTTTTCTTCCATAATCTTCACCATGAATATTGTCGTGACTTTGTGATGATTCTCTGTAAGCTCTCACTTCCCTGTCAAATCTATGGCTATTTCTAGAGGCATTACATGAGCTTTTGTACTCTTCCCTGAATTTACTTCTAGTACTATCATAATTAGCAGCATCGGAGCTAGGACTTCTATGTCTAGACCTTCCAGTAGATTTAGctaaaacctgaaataaaatgcCAGTGTTAAATCACAGTTACTAACAGATTAACTAGGAATTCGTGAATGTGACGACATAAGCAAACTTGAGAAAATATGTCCACACGGTTTGAAATTGACAGCTTAATTAGCTACATCCAAAGACCAAAGCTCAGCACCTTAAAGACTTGCTGACTAAGTAATATTTCATTTACTATCACCATTACCAACTTCCAGCTGGTAAGTATATCTTATCATGcctaaagaaaaaatatttcaaaagaaTGCAGCATAAATGTACATTTATCCTTGCTAAAAATTAACCAAAAGTATAATTTTAGGAAAAGGAACTTTCTGCCggaataatattaaattttaaaacagtcgataacataaaaaaattatcgaAAATAAGGAATAATTATCCTCAAGATTAAGAAAAAAATTCCAGGTCTCGTGAATACATCAAGAATGATGTAACTTGTGCCCTTTGTTGATGTTACAAGAAAATAATTGCTGAGAATTCATCTCAGACCCAGAAACTATCACATCTCAACATACCAACTTCGAACAGCCAATGACAAGAGAAAAGATGATATCACGGAATCAGCGCCAGAGGAATATAACACAAACCTTCATATGATTATCTGCACCATGATGTACATGCATTTCATTACCATGTATTTCTTCAGTGACAACACTTCCTGACATGCAGAGAACGACTATTAAGGAAAAAAAACTTGGTTCATAACTGAGAAACAAGAGCTAAATGCAGGGATCGTACGATATCTACACAAAAATATATAGTCTGTGATAGTAAATCCATTGCAATTACAATTCTAAAAGTCATGTTCTTATTGGAGCTttgttttaataaatttattaaaatggTACTAAAAAATATGCTACCTGATTCAGATGTTTCAATTGTTGCTACTTCACGATATCGTCGGT
This window of the Primulina tabacum isolate GXHZ01 chromosome 4, ASM2559414v2, whole genome shotgun sequence genome carries:
- the LOC142542129 gene encoding F-box/kelch-repeat protein At1g67480-like, which produces MPGPFSVKRIKESDMCFSHLAHKATPDAKSDSILNNLKVSDDCHGPILPGLPDDVSKHCLALVPRSNFPSMGAVCKQWRSFIKSKEFITVRKLAGMLEEWLYILAMDAKGKESHWEVLDCYGRKHHQLPQMPGPIVAGFGVVVLNGKLLVIAGYSVVDGTQSVLADVHQYDSCLNSWSKLASMNVARYDFGCAEVNGVVYVVGGCGKDGDSLSCVEIYDPDTDKWTVIESMRRPRWGCFACGLEGKLYVMGGRSSFTIGNSRFVDVYSPERHTWCQIKNGCAMVTAHAVLGKKLCCMEWKNERRLATFNPADNSWKMVPVPVTGSMSIGFRFGVLDGKLLLFSLQEYPGYHTLLYDPNAAPGSEWQISEIKPSGSCLCSVTIKA
- the LOC142542128 gene encoding pre-mRNA-splicing factor ATP-dependent RNA helicase DEAH7-like; translated protein: MERNGDGGQIDLDKITDTLEPDKTGFGGLFVPGKDRVVFRPSEKKSILGLDVLARKKREELSMEGAFKVPKDRVASIAASLDEEEEMPTRSVIDEVENKVSTDAHKYSNRRYREVATIETSESGSVVTEEIHGNEMHVHHGADNHMKVLAKSTGRSRHRSPSSDAANYDSTRSKFREEYKSSCNASRNSHRFDREVRAYRESSQSHDNIHGEDYGRKRSSHHGSRKSPGRSDWDDGRWEWEDTPRRSGHSSSSKYYRPSPSPMLVGASPDARLVSPWLGGRTPNSTAAVSPWDTIAPSPIPIRASGSSSSRSGGKYNQVAFSANKLKSAEDGEDDLDDGSKDQNHEISESMRLEMEYSSDRAWYDREEGGTIYDADSSSLFLGDEASFQKKEAELAKRLTRRDGSKMTLSQSKKLSQLTADNAQWEDRQLMRSGAVRGTEVQTTFDDEDERKVILLVHDTKPPFLDGRIVFTKQAEPIMPLKDPTSDMAIISRKGSTLVKEIHEKQSMNKSRQRFWELAGSKLGDILGVEKTAEQIDADTAVLGEQGEVDFKEDAKFAQHLKKGEAVSDFAKSKTISQQRQYLPIFSVRDELLQVIRENQVVVVVGETGSGKTTQLTQYLHEDDYTTSGIVGCTQPRRVAAMSVAKRVSEEMETELGDKVGYAIRFEDVTGPNTVIKYMTDGVLLRETLKDSDLEKYRVIVMDEAHERSLSTDVLFGILKKVVARRRDFKLIVTSATLNAQKFSNFFGSVPVFNIPGRTFPVQILYSKTPCEDYVEAAVKQVTTIHITSAPGDILIFMTGQDEIEATCYALSERMEQLIASKKDAPKLLILPIYSQLPADLQAKIFQKAEDGARKCIVATNIAETSLTVDGIFYVIDTGYGKIKVYNPRMGMDALQVFPVSRAAADQRAGRAGRTGPGTCYRLYTESAYLNEMLPSPVPEIQRTNLGNVVLLLKSLKVDNLLDFDFMDPPPQENILNSMYQLWVLGALNNVGGLTDLGWKMVEFPLDPPLAKMLLMGEQLECINEVLTIVSMLSVPSVFFRPKDRVEESDAAREKFFVPESDHLTLLNLYQQWKANQYRGDWCNDHFLHVKGLRKAREVRSQLLDILKTLKIPLTSSGPDWDVVRKAICSAYFHNAARLKGVGEYVNCRNGMPCHLHPSSAIYGLGYTPDYVVYHELILTTKEYMQCATAVEPQWLAELGPMFFSVKDSDTSMMEHKKRQKEEKTSMEEEMENLRKVQADRERESKEKEKRKRAEQQQRVSLPGLKQGSSTYLRPKRLGL